In Candidatus Hydrogenedentota bacterium, the genomic stretch GGCTCCCACCGTCGCGCATATTTTCGGGTTGAAGCCGCCGAAGTGCTGGATCGCGACGCCCGTGAAAGACGCCTTCATCAAAACGAAGAAGTAGACGGCGAAGCGTTCAAACGTTCAAGCACTTCATGAAGCGATTGGCGTAGGGGAGCATCGCCGCGAATGATGAGGTCGGCATACCGCTTGGTCGGCGCTACGTAGCGCTCGGCCATCGGGGCGACGGTCTGCGCGAACTGCTTACGTACAGATTCGACGGATCGGCCTCGCTCGGCCACGTCGCGTTGCTCACGACGCGACAGGCAACGCGAAGGGTCCAAGTCGACATACATGCGCAGTGTACTGATGGCCCTGAGCTTCTCGGACCAAAGCGCCAGAAGTCCCTCGACAATGATGTATCGGCGCGGGGCGACGCGAACAGACTCAGGCTTGCGCGTGTGGATGGCGAAATCGTAGGCGGGCATCTCAATGGCCTGCCCTCGTGCCAGCGCATCGAGGTGGGTTTCGAGCAA encodes the following:
- the udk gene encoding uridine kinase, encoding ACIVPLDAYYRDLSALTLEERVRCNFDEPAAFDWPLLETHLDALARGQAIEMPAYDFAIHTRKPESVRVAPRRYIIVEGLLALWSEKLRAISTLRMYVDLDPSRCLSRREQRDVAERGRSVESVRKQFAQTVAPMAERYVAPTKRYADLIIRGDAPLRQSLHEVLERLNASPSTSSF